In one window of Coleofasciculaceae cyanobacterium DNA:
- a CDS encoding diguanylate cyclase: MNLLTQLLLFNVQYIPHGHCYLWQTPLVALHVTADAFIAVAYYSIPIFLIYFVRKVENLPFKNIFILFGAFILSCGTTHLAEIWTLWHPNYWIYGILKAITALVSLYTALSLIPLIPKALNLPSPQELANLNQQLNEQIMAKETAREKVVLLNQQLEERVQEKTTALIKANQDLQESTEFREKLIDLTPNILYIYDLVTNRNIYCNPFITDLLGYTPLELQKFRDGLLDRLIHPEDLVAVKQQFNECLLLKNDNYLELEYRIKNTQGQWYWLHDKITIFTRDADGSPEQILGIARDITQTKELNQKLEEQILALEKTNQARIKLTEMNEFIQACASIDEAKEVLADLLRPLFPNTHGAVYLMNNSKNLLDAIAAWGIPHSDGNFDPKECWAIRRGNPHQVHPQTSGLYCSHIDAKATLKPSLCLPMIAERGIIGMLYLRFDYLDAISQSVQDLAETIAQNLAISFANLKLQEKLRFQSLRDPLTGLYNRRYLQETLTKEINRAQRKKQFVSVLMIDVDYFKRFNDNHGHSAGDLVLSQLGTYLISQIRQYDIACRYGGEELVIVMPDASIEDTIIRAEEIRAGVKKLKLEHEGEQLDSISVSIGVSYFPDDSNSVYGLIQAADKALYKAKEQGRDCVRRP, translated from the coding sequence ATGAATTTATTGACACAGCTGCTATTATTTAATGTCCAATATATTCCTCATGGACATTGTTATTTGTGGCAAACACCTTTAGTTGCACTGCACGTTACTGCTGATGCCTTTATTGCGGTCGCTTATTATTCAATTCCTATATTTTTAATTTATTTTGTTCGTAAAGTAGAAAATTTACCCTTTAAAAATATCTTTATTCTTTTTGGGGCTTTTATTTTATCTTGTGGCACTACCCATCTTGCAGAAATATGGACTCTTTGGCATCCTAATTATTGGATTTATGGAATACTAAAAGCAATTACCGCCTTAGTTTCTTTGTATACTGCTCTTTCTCTAATACCTTTGATTCCCAAAGCTTTAAATCTTCCCTCCCCCCAAGAATTAGCCAATTTAAACCAGCAACTAAATGAGCAAATCATGGCTAAAGAAACTGCTAGAGAAAAAGTGGTTTTGCTCAATCAACAATTAGAAGAACGGGTGCAGGAAAAAACTACTGCTTTAATCAAAGCTAATCAAGACTTACAGGAAAGTACTGAATTTAGAGAAAAACTGATCGATTTAACCCCTAATATTCTTTATATTTATGATTTAGTGACAAATAGGAATATTTACTGCAATCCTTTTATCACTGACTTACTAGGCTATACACCCTTAGAGCTGCAAAAATTTAGAGATGGCTTGTTAGATCGACTAATTCATCCTGAAGATTTAGTAGCCGTAAAGCAGCAGTTTAATGAATGCCTTTTGCTTAAAAATGACAACTATTTAGAACTAGAATATCGGATCAAAAATACTCAAGGTCAATGGTATTGGCTACACGACAAAATTACTATTTTTACTCGCGATGCTGATGGTAGCCCCGAGCAAATTTTGGGGATAGCACGGGATATTACTCAAACCAAAGAACTAAATCAAAAACTTGAAGAGCAAATTTTGGCCTTAGAAAAAACTAATCAAGCCAGAATTAAACTTACAGAAATGAATGAATTTATTCAAGCTTGTGCCAGCATAGATGAAGCAAAAGAAGTTCTTGCCGATTTGCTCAGACCATTATTTCCCAATACTCACGGTGCGGTTTATTTAATGAACAACAGCAAAAATCTATTAGATGCGATCGCAGCTTGGGGAATTCCGCATAGTGATGGGAACTTTGACCCTAAAGAATGTTGGGCAATACGACGAGGCAATCCCCATCAAGTTCATCCCCAAACCTCAGGATTATATTGCTCCCACATAGACGCTAAAGCCACTTTAAAGCCAAGTCTTTGTTTACCTATGATTGCCGAGAGAGGAATTATTGGGATGTTGTACCTGCGCTTCGATTATTTGGACGCAATTAGTCAATCAGTTCAAGATTTAGCTGAAACCATAGCACAAAATCTTGCTATTTCTTTTGCCAATCTAAAACTTCAGGAAAAACTAAGATTTCAAAGCTTGCGCGATCCTCTTACAGGTTTATATAACCGTCGCTATTTACAAGAGACTTTAACCAAAGAAATTAATCGAGCTCAACGTAAAAAACAATTTGTCAGCGTTCTGATGATCGACGTGGACTATTTCAAACGCTTCAATGATAACCATGGTCATAGTGCTGGAGATTTAGTATTGAGCCAACTAGGAACTTATCTTATATCACAAATCCGTCAATACGATATTGCTTGTCGCTATGGTGGAGAAGAACTAGTTATTGTAATGCCAGATGCTTCAATTGAAGATACAATCATTCGTGCTGAAGAAATTAGAGCTGGAGTTAAAAAACTAAAGCTAGAACATGAAGGAGAACAACTCGACTCAATTAGCGTTTCGATTGGAGTTAGCTATTTTCCTGACGATAGCAATAGTGTATATGGTCTAATTCAGGCTGCGGACAAAGCTCTGTATAAAGCCAAAGAACAAGGTAGAGACTGTGTTAGACGGCCTTAA
- the recJ gene encoding single-stranded-DNA-specific exonuclease RecJ, which yields MLNAKSAPQEFVEGVQQITGRESNYCAQLLWQRGMQDLAQLPGFLNPALYQPASPFVFGTEMEWAIARLQQARDRAEKVAIWGDFDADGITSTSVLWDGLGQFFPQHLQLDYYIPNRLRESHGLNNSGIARLAETGTKLIVTCDTGSTNLEEISYAHELGIDIIVTDHHTLPESRPEVTAIINPRYLETNHPLYHLSGVAVAYKLVEALYETLPDVPNQPLENLLDLVAIGLIADLVELKGDCRYLAQIGIKQLQKQIDPEKMNRPGVAKLLDLCRRNGDRPTDISFGLGPRINAVSRIHGDASFCVELLTSQDAQRCSQLAEEAELANTRRKSLQKDTIQQVTKKLQQLDLSTTSVIVLEDPQWQGGVLGLAAGQIAQEYGRPTVLLSSGGVDDAAEIMARGSARSVNGIDLYQLVKSQSDLLHRFGGHPFAAGLSLPLSNLSLFREGINQQLRQQTNVAQMMPQIDIDLSVTVADLGQELFNELRQLEPYGMGNPIPKLLIKNCWFKNAWHKNIQDNRGQKIQYIKTTFNIWDDSTNQGFPGIWWGHYRDEIPVTGKCEAIAELDFNTYSKRYEIRLVAVRLISETSWSNSAIDQTHPVIDRRFASDKLDDLEVLAQPVRLLQQCPSNWSDIRREYDYAVTSDRSLVLAYHPDRLTDVAKIWQQLVGIAKFLSRTQKQVSKNQLQAKLNLGDRSFYLGLQALEQAGFECRYSNNLYQFSFNPKTINPEIQIYINSFLLAIKEEHFQQQYFYKVPLSTINRQLITNY from the coding sequence ATGTTAAATGCTAAATCAGCGCCCCAAGAGTTTGTTGAGGGCGTACAGCAAATTACTGGTAGAGAGTCTAATTATTGCGCGCAGCTGTTATGGCAAAGGGGGATGCAAGATTTAGCACAATTACCTGGTTTTTTGAATCCAGCTTTATATCAGCCTGCTAGCCCTTTTGTTTTTGGCACAGAAATGGAGTGGGCGATCGCTCGTTTGCAGCAGGCACGCGATCGCGCTGAAAAGGTAGCAATTTGGGGCGATTTTGACGCAGATGGGATTACTTCAACTAGTGTCCTGTGGGACGGCTTAGGGCAGTTTTTTCCGCAGCATTTGCAGCTAGATTATTATATTCCCAATCGTCTGAGAGAATCTCATGGTTTAAATAATTCTGGTATTGCTAGATTAGCTGAAACAGGGACAAAGCTGATCGTTACCTGCGACACTGGTAGCACTAACTTGGAAGAGATTAGTTATGCTCATGAGTTGGGCATCGATATTATTGTTACCGATCACCATACTTTACCTGAATCTCGCCCTGAAGTTACGGCGATTATCAACCCTCGTTACTTAGAAACCAACCATCCTCTTTATCATCTTTCTGGGGTAGCAGTAGCCTATAAATTGGTTGAAGCACTGTATGAAACCTTGCCCGATGTCCCAAATCAGCCACTTGAGAATTTATTGGATCTGGTTGCTATTGGTCTAATTGCCGACTTGGTAGAATTAAAAGGTGACTGTCGTTATCTAGCCCAGATCGGAATTAAACAGTTACAAAAACAGATCGATCCTGAGAAAATGAATCGTCCTGGGGTAGCCAAGTTATTGGATTTGTGTCGTCGTAATGGCGATCGCCCGACCGATATTTCTTTTGGTTTAGGTCCTAGAATTAATGCGGTTAGCCGTATTCACGGTGATGCTAGTTTTTGTGTGGAGTTGCTTACCAGTCAGGATGCTCAACGCTGTAGTCAGCTTGCCGAAGAAGCGGAATTGGCTAATACTCGTCGCAAGTCTTTGCAAAAAGACACGATTCAACAAGTCACTAAAAAACTACAGCAGCTAGATTTATCTACCACCTCAGTAATCGTCCTCGAAGATCCTCAATGGCAAGGGGGTGTGCTGGGTTTGGCTGCGGGACAAATTGCTCAAGAATATGGTCGTCCCACGGTTTTACTTAGCAGTGGCGGAGTAGATGATGCAGCAGAAATAATGGCGCGTGGATCTGCCAGATCGGTTAACGGCATCGATCTATATCAGCTAGTTAAATCTCAGTCTGACTTATTACATCGCTTTGGCGGACATCCCTTTGCTGCGGGTTTAAGTTTACCCTTATCTAATTTAAGTTTGTTTAGAGAAGGAATTAATCAACAGCTACGTCAACAGACTAATGTAGCCCAAATGATGCCCCAGATAGATATTGATTTATCAGTGACGGTAGCGGATTTGGGTCAGGAATTGTTTAATGAGTTAAGACAGCTTGAACCTTATGGCATGGGTAATCCTATTCCCAAATTATTAATTAAAAACTGCTGGTTTAAAAACGCTTGGCATAAAAATATTCAAGACAATCGTGGTCAAAAAATTCAATATATTAAGACCACTTTTAACATTTGGGATGATTCAACTAATCAAGGATTTCCTGGTATTTGGTGGGGACATTATCGAGATGAAATTCCTGTAACGGGAAAATGCGAAGCGATCGCTGAATTGGATTTTAATACCTACAGTAAACGCTATGAAATTAGATTAGTTGCGGTACGTTTAATATCAGAAACTTCATGGTCAAATTCAGCCATAGACCAAACACATCCAGTAATAGATCGTCGTTTTGCTTCTGATAAATTAGACGATTTAGAAGTGTTAGCCCAACCAGTCCGCTTGCTACAGCAATGTCCTAGTAACTGGAGTGATATCCGCCGAGAATATGATTATGCAGTTACCAGCGATCGCTCTTTAGTCTTGGCATATCATCCCGATCGATTAACCGATGTCGCTAAAATCTGGCAGCAGCTAGTTGGCATTGCCAAATTTTTAAGTCGCACCCAAAAACAAGTCAGTAAAAATCAACTACAGGCAAAACTAAATCTAGGCGATCGCAGTTTTTATTTAGGACTACAAGCGTTAGAACAAGCAGGTTTTGAATGCAGATATTCAAACAATTTATATCAATTTTCCTTCAACCCAAAAACAATAAATCCAGAAATACAAATCTATATTAATTCTTTTCTACTAGCGATTAAAGAAGAGCATTTTCAGCAACAATACTTCTATAAAGTTCCTCTATCTACTATTAATAGACAACTAATTACTAATTACTAA
- a CDS encoding GNAT family N-acetyltransferase → MKIFLETSRLILRQITKNDLDNLVALDSDPDVMRYINGGLVSNSEEIANNFLPYAMSYYEQDKNLGFWAIIKKSSQEFIGWIFLRPEVDFKLLQQLNLVESGAIELGYRLCQQSWGKGYATEVAQALVDKSFTESKIDKIVAWALAENLASTRVMEKVGLKLKQEYVFTADTLPDVSLLQNSLVQNLLNRSIVKYQLDKIA, encoded by the coding sequence ATGAAGATTTTTTTAGAAACTTCCAGATTAATTTTGCGTCAGATAACTAAAAATGATTTAGACAACCTGGTTGCTTTGGATAGCGATCCTGATGTAATGCGCTATATCAATGGTGGATTGGTTAGTAATAGTGAGGAGATTGCGAATAATTTTTTACCTTATGCAATGAGCTACTATGAGCAAGATAAAAACTTGGGCTTTTGGGCAATAATTAAGAAATCTAGTCAAGAGTTTATCGGCTGGATATTTTTACGCCCCGAAGTTGATTTTAAATTACTGCAACAATTGAATCTGGTTGAATCTGGTGCCATTGAATTGGGTTATCGTCTTTGTCAACAAAGTTGGGGTAAAGGTTATGCCACCGAGGTAGCTCAAGCATTAGTCGATAAAAGTTTTACCGAATCAAAGATAGATAAGATAGTCGCTTGGGCTTTGGCTGAAAATCTAGCATCTACAAGAGTAATGGAAAAAGTGGGGTTGAAACTAAAGCAGGAATACGTTTTTACTGCTGATACGCTACCCGATGTTAGTCTTTTGCAAAATTCCTTGGTTCAAAATTTACTAAATCGCTCAATAGTTAAGTATCAATTGGATAAAATAGCTTAA
- the cobS gene encoding adenosylcobinamide-GDP ribazoletransferase, producing the protein MSKISINDLGSWISDSIASLNSSVIFYTIFPLPTEWTNNWSRIARWCPVVGLLIGALLALGQILLRSCGIPNLTRSALVVTAWVIITGGLHLDGAMDTADGLSVTDPKRRLEVMKDSATGAFGAMAAIIILLLKTVSLSEMSLPLWLVLLSATGWARWGQVGAIAFYPYLRETGKGSFHKENLRLPQDILLGLFFLLCQSAFWFTVRYLSWWQVGLIVVVNSAIALLTGYWFYRQLGGHTGDTYGAIVEWSEALILCFLTVF; encoded by the coding sequence GTGTCAAAAATATCGATTAATGATCTTGGGTCATGGATTAGTGACTCGATCGCCTCATTAAATAGTAGTGTAATATTTTATACTATTTTTCCTTTGCCTACGGAATGGACAAATAATTGGTCGCGTATTGCTCGTTGGTGTCCTGTGGTGGGTTTGTTGATTGGAGCATTGCTAGCTTTAGGGCAAATACTGTTACGCTCTTGTGGAATACCAAATTTAACCCGTAGTGCGCTGGTTGTGACAGCCTGGGTAATTATAACAGGAGGCTTACATTTAGATGGGGCAATGGATACTGCGGATGGATTGTCTGTTACCGATCCAAAACGTCGCCTAGAAGTTATGAAAGACAGTGCCACGGGGGCATTTGGAGCAATGGCAGCCATAATAATTCTCTTGCTTAAAACAGTATCCTTAAGTGAAATGTCGCTGCCTTTGTGGTTAGTGTTGCTTTCAGCCACAGGTTGGGCTAGATGGGGGCAGGTAGGAGCGATCGCCTTTTATCCTTATCTGAGAGAAACAGGGAAAGGTTCATTTCATAAAGAAAATCTGCGTTTACCCCAAGATATTTTATTAGGTTTATTTTTTTTACTGTGTCAAAGTGCTTTCTGGTTTACGGTGAGATATCTGTCTTGGTGGCAGGTAGGGTTGATTGTTGTAGTCAATAGTGCGATCGCGCTGTTGACAGGATATTGGTTTTACAGGCAACTAGGGGGACATACAGGGGATACTTATGGCGCGATAGTAGAATGGAGTGAAGCTTTGATTTTGTGTTTTTTGACTGTGTTTTAG
- the tgt gene encoding tRNA guanosine(34) transglycosylase Tgt — protein sequence MGFSFECQASCSHTKARAGVFHTPHGLVETPRFMPVGTLATVKGIIPQQLEAAKAQMILANTYHLHLQPGEEIVREAGGLHSFMAWDQPILTDSGGFQVFSLSEMRQISEEGVTFKSPRDGSIIKLTPERSIQIQNALGADVIMAFDECPPADATKEQVEAATDRSYRWLKRCVETHHNTNKQALFGIVQGGIYLDLRKRAVEQLAALNLPGYAIGGVSVGEDPELINATVKYTAPLLPADKPRYLMGVGTYREMAQAIAAGIDLFDCVIPTRLGRHGTALVQGKRMNLKNAQYKRDYQPLDETCACYACQNFSRAYLNHMVRSQEMLGYIMLSLHNITELIRFTQQIRGSILQGTFVTEFANWLDDRL from the coding sequence GTGGGATTTTCATTTGAATGTCAGGCAAGCTGTAGTCACACCAAGGCGCGGGCAGGAGTTTTTCATACTCCTCATGGACTAGTAGAGACACCCAGGTTTATGCCCGTTGGCACTTTGGCAACCGTAAAAGGAATCATTCCGCAACAGTTAGAAGCAGCCAAGGCTCAAATGATTTTGGCAAATACTTATCATCTTCATTTACAGCCAGGGGAGGAGATAGTTAGGGAGGCTGGAGGACTACATAGTTTTATGGCTTGGGATCAGCCGATTTTGACGGATTCAGGTGGATTTCAAGTTTTTAGTCTTAGCGAAATGCGCCAAATCTCAGAAGAGGGGGTGACATTCAAATCTCCCCGCGACGGTAGTATTATTAAGCTCACTCCAGAGCGTTCGATTCAAATTCAAAATGCTTTGGGTGCAGACGTAATCATGGCATTTGATGAATGTCCTCCCGCCGACGCAACTAAAGAGCAGGTAGAAGCAGCTACCGATCGCAGCTATCGCTGGTTAAAAAGATGTGTTGAAACGCACCATAATACGAATAAACAGGCTTTGTTTGGTATCGTCCAGGGAGGAATATATTTAGACCTAAGAAAAAGGGCTGTAGAGCAATTAGCGGCATTAAACTTACCTGGATATGCGATCGGTGGGGTAAGCGTCGGCGAAGATCCAGAATTGATTAACGCTACGGTTAAATATACCGCTCCGTTATTACCTGCTGATAAACCCCGCTATCTAATGGGTGTAGGAACTTATCGAGAAATGGCACAGGCGATCGCCGCTGGCATAGATTTGTTTGATTGTGTGATTCCAACTCGTCTTGGTCGTCATGGTACGGCTTTAGTGCAGGGAAAACGCATGAATCTGAAAAATGCTCAGTATAAAAGAGACTATCAGCCTCTCGACGAAACCTGTGCTTGTTACGCTTGTCAAAATTTTAGTCGTGCCTATCTCAATCACATGGTGCGATCGCAGGAAATGTTGGGCTATATTATGTTATCTCTACATAACATTACTGAATTAATTCGTTTTACTCAGCAAATCCGTGGCTCAATTTTACAGGGAACTTTTGTGACTGAGTTTGCTAATTGGCTCGACGATCGACTTTAG
- a CDS encoding AI-2E family transporter produces MNLGRYIGLLALIFSLYILWQIRQLLLLVFTAIVLATALNQLVKLLHRWKLKRSLAIWLSIGTLLIVLSVFLVLIVPPFIQQFERLLELLPSSIVEIEELLLRISGFLPEQPWLDFTEIDNLFQQIQPLIDRFLGESLKIFFTSINTILQVILVLVLTLMLLSNPAPYKYLFVRLFPSFYRQRVSEILVRCETALSSWTTGILIEMLFITALSGIGLWILQVPLALAHAIIAGLLNFIPNVGPTLSVFLPMAIALIDAPWKAGAVLILYVIIQQIESYWLTPTIMAKQVSLLPAITLTTQLIFASLFGALGLLIALPLTIVVGTWIEEVLFKDILDKWKKSLQTRI; encoded by the coding sequence ATGAATCTAGGTCGATATATTGGCTTGTTGGCTTTAATTTTTTCCCTATATATTCTTTGGCAAATTCGACAATTATTGCTCTTAGTTTTTACTGCTATAGTGTTGGCGACTGCTTTAAATCAATTAGTCAAACTATTACACAGATGGAAGCTAAAGCGTTCTTTAGCTATTTGGTTGAGCATCGGTACTTTACTCATAGTTTTGTCAGTTTTTTTGGTATTAATCGTACCGCCATTTATTCAACAGTTTGAAAGGCTACTAGAATTATTGCCGAGCAGCATAGTAGAAATTGAAGAACTTTTATTAAGAATCAGCGGATTCTTACCAGAACAGCCTTGGTTAGATTTTACAGAAATTGATAACTTATTTCAACAAATTCAACCTTTAATCGATCGCTTTTTAGGCGAATCTTTAAAAATATTTTTTACTTCGATTAATACTATTTTGCAAGTAATCTTAGTATTAGTTTTAACTTTAATGTTGTTAAGCAATCCTGCTCCTTATAAATACTTATTTGTCCGCTTATTTCCCTCATTTTATCGTCAGCGAGTCAGCGAAATTCTGGTACGTTGTGAAACAGCTTTAAGCAGTTGGACGACAGGAATTTTAATTGAAATGCTATTTATTACCGCTTTGAGTGGAATTGGTCTGTGGATCTTGCAAGTTCCTTTGGCATTGGCTCATGCGATTATTGCTGGATTACTTAATTTTATTCCCAATGTTGGACCAACACTAAGCGTATTTTTACCTATGGCGATCGCTCTAATCGATGCTCCGTGGAAAGCAGGAGCAGTTCTTATTTTATATGTAATTATCCAGCAAATTGAGAGCTACTGGTTAACGCCGACAATTATGGCCAAACAAGTATCGCTGTTGCCAGCAATCACCCTAACCACTCAATTAATTTTTGCCAGTTTATTTGGCGCATTAGGGCTGTTAATCGCGTTACCTCTGACGATTGTAGTTGGGACTTGGATCGAAGAAGTATTGTTTAAAGATATTTTAGATAAATGGAAAAAAAGTCTCCAAACCAGAATTTAA
- a CDS encoding HAD-IC family P-type ATPase: MIARETIESEQWHSHSVQELSRYLKTNLATGLTSTEVRQRQEQYGANKLKSKPKKSPIIKFLQQFNQPLLYILLIAGTVKAFLGEWVNAWVIWAVTLINAIIGFVQEAKAENAIAALASAVQTETTIRRNDKKVRVDSTELVPGDLVLLVSGDKVPADLRLIEAKSLQINESALTGESVAVEKNIQSLESNTPLAERNNMAYAGSFVTFGQGTGVVVGIGEATETGRISQLMQQQTNLTTPLTRKFDKFSRTLLYVILTVAAFTFAVGLGYGNSWVSMFEAAVALTVSAIPEGLPAVVTVTLAIGVSRMARRHAIIRKLPAVETLGSATVICSDKTGTLTENQMTVQAIYAGGERYTVSGTGYAPEGEIVVAKTAESSTKGSGLSNKHLKHKVVLLECLRAGLLCSDSHIEVKQGEWVVLGDPTEGALIAAANKVGFTQADLAEAMPRLDVIPFESEYQYMATLHEAENDRDSSSRIIYVKGSVEAILSRSKQILDLEGNLEPIQSQIISNEADRMAAKGLRVLAFAQKSVPETHGSLQHQDIETELVFLGLQGAIDPPRKEAIEAIRACQSAGIEVKMITGDHAVTASAIASSMGLQHQGGVLAFTGRELTQMNELELTNAVTDGVVFARVAPEQKLRLVETLQATGKVVAMTGDGVNDAPALKQADIGIAMGQAGTEVAKEAADMILTNDNFASIEAAVEEGRTVYRNLLKAIAFILPVNGGESMTIVISVLLARALPILSLQVLWLNMINSLAMTVPLAFEPRSAKTMDRPPLPANEPLLDRKLLMRILVISLFNWLLIFGVFEWINSTTGNIDLARTMAIQALVAGRIFYLLSISQLGAALVSIIRGRVAKITDTPAIVIGIVGTIVLQVIFSQWSLMNSWFLTAPLEVNQWLICFLLGLPIIPIAILVNRFDPLD; this comes from the coding sequence ATGATAGCAAGGGAAACAATAGAGTCTGAACAATGGCATAGTCACTCCGTGCAGGAGCTTAGCCGCTATTTAAAAACTAATTTAGCAACTGGCTTAACTTCAACCGAAGTCAGACAAAGACAAGAGCAATATGGTGCTAACAAACTTAAAAGCAAACCAAAAAAAAGTCCGATAATTAAATTTCTTCAACAATTTAATCAGCCGTTGCTTTATATATTGCTGATTGCGGGTACAGTAAAAGCTTTTTTGGGGGAATGGGTCAATGCTTGGGTAATTTGGGCTGTAACTTTAATTAATGCCATTATTGGTTTTGTGCAAGAAGCCAAAGCCGAAAATGCGATCGCTGCTTTAGCTTCTGCCGTTCAAACCGAAACGACAATCCGTCGTAATGATAAAAAGGTGCGGGTTGATTCAACCGAATTAGTTCCAGGAGATCTAGTGTTACTGGTTTCTGGGGATAAAGTCCCTGCCGATCTACGCTTGATTGAGGCTAAAAGTTTACAGATCAACGAGTCTGCATTGACTGGAGAATCGGTTGCCGTTGAGAAAAATATCCAGTCCCTTGAATCAAATACACCGTTAGCAGAACGCAACAATATGGCGTATGCAGGTAGCTTTGTTACCTTTGGACAGGGAACGGGAGTTGTGGTTGGGATTGGCGAAGCTACAGAAACGGGGCGAATTTCCCAGCTAATGCAACAACAAACCAATCTTACTACCCCCTTAACCCGCAAGTTTGACAAATTCAGTCGCACTTTACTTTACGTAATTTTGACAGTGGCTGCCTTTACCTTCGCTGTCGGTTTAGGCTATGGCAATTCCTGGGTTTCCATGTTCGAGGCAGCAGTTGCTCTCACCGTCAGCGCGATTCCGGAAGGTTTGCCTGCTGTGGTTACGGTAACATTAGCTATTGGTGTTTCGCGAATGGCGCGCCGTCATGCCATTATTCGCAAACTACCTGCTGTAGAAACTTTGGGCAGTGCGACAGTTATTTGTTCCGACAAAACTGGCACGCTGACTGAAAACCAAATGACAGTCCAGGCTATCTATGCAGGAGGGGAGAGATATACCGTTAGTGGCACGGGTTATGCTCCTGAAGGCGAAATTGTAGTTGCAAAAACAGCAGAATCTTCAACTAAAGGTTCTGGTTTGAGTAACAAACATCTCAAACACAAGGTTGTTCTCTTGGAATGTCTCAGGGCGGGACTACTGTGTAGTGACTCTCATATAGAAGTGAAACAAGGAGAATGGGTTGTGTTGGGCGATCCGACTGAAGGAGCATTGATTGCTGCTGCTAATAAAGTGGGATTTACTCAAGCCGATTTAGCAGAAGCAATGCCCAGACTAGATGTAATTCCTTTTGAGTCCGAGTATCAATATATGGCAACTTTGCACGAGGCAGAAAATGACAGAGACTCTTCATCAAGAATAATTTACGTCAAAGGTTCGGTTGAGGCAATTCTTTCTCGCTCCAAGCAAATATTAGACCTTGAAGGTAATCTCGAACCTATACAGTCACAAATAATCTCTAATGAAGCCGATCGCATGGCCGCCAAAGGATTGCGAGTCTTAGCCTTCGCCCAAAAATCCGTACCAGAAACACATGGTTCACTCCAGCACCAAGATATTGAAACAGAACTGGTATTTTTAGGATTACAGGGAGCGATTGACCCTCCCCGAAAAGAAGCGATTGAAGCGATAAGAGCCTGTCAATCGGCAGGAATTGAGGTCAAGATGATCACGGGCGATCATGCCGTTACTGCTAGTGCGATCGCTTCGAGCATGGGATTGCAGCATCAAGGCGGAGTTTTGGCATTTACAGGGCGAGAACTCACTCAGATGAACGAACTTGAACTAACTAATGCCGTAACCGACGGAGTTGTGTTTGCTCGGGTTGCTCCCGAACAGAAGCTGCGCCTAGTCGAAACTCTGCAAGCTACAGGAAAAGTAGTAGCCATGACGGGGGATGGAGTTAATGATGCTCCCGCTCTCAAACAGGCAGACATTGGTATTGCTATGGGTCAAGCGGGAACGGAAGTAGCTAAAGAGGCAGCCGACATGATTCTCACCAATGATAATTTTGCCTCAATTGAAGCCGCAGTCGAAGAAGGGCGTACAGTCTATCGCAATTTACTCAAGGCGATCGCTTTTATCTTACCCGTCAACGGTGGCGAATCGATGACCATTGTAATTAGTGTCTTGCTAGCAAGGGCTTTACCAATTTTATCCTTACAGGTCCTTTGGCTTAATATGATTAATTCCCTGGCTATGACCGTTCCTTTAGCCTTTGAGCCCAGATCGGCAAAAACAATGGATCGACCCCCCCTCCCTGCCAACGAACCACTACTCGATCGCAAATTGTTGATGCGTATCTTGGTTATTTCTTTATTTAATTGGCTATTAATTTTTGGCGTATTTGAATGGATTAATAGTACTACAGGTAATATCGACTTAGCTCGGACAATGGCAATTCAAGCTTTAGTAGCAGGAAGAATTTTTTATCTTTTAAGTATTAGTCAATTAGGAGCGGCTCTAGTTTCAATCATTCGAGGCAGGGTAGCAAAAATCACCGATACTCCTGCTATTGTTATCGGTATCGTCGGCACGATAGTTTTGCAGGTCATCTTCAGTCAATGGAGTTTGATGAATAGTTGGTTCTTGACTGCGCCACTTGAGGTAAATCAATGGCTAATTTGTTTTTTGCTTGGTTTGCCCATAATTCCGATAGCAATATTGGTCAATCGTTTCGATCCTCTTGATTAA